One region of Flavobacterium sp. GSB-24 genomic DNA includes:
- a CDS encoding gliding motility-associated C-terminal domain-containing protein, which yields MRNFTFNLSRFSRHIFLIVFLLICTYNASAQFYTKHYIAPAPWQYFSKANEIVIATNSTTPVTIEILKSDGTLITNSLTASKGSPAVYRFAGLPKDAPALKLNTVINAAGLIVTGSKPISINLRNIASDALGGEGSDKDIKGNAALTSFGDAGIGIRYRIGYYRDGSLGNFGGYGDQRPIYSIMAITNGTSVKFNSTLITLNAGQSYLFTAPIGTLVESSNPTVMNTSAAIDTPDGCGDGAYNQIPPEAVLGTEYFIQRGKGNDTAEQTTVVATKANTKVTVDTFSATGVLTGTIEKTLLNAGDFFTFGNGISKTNFSASRVFATNTVAVYSGTARDCEVDVYTIAPVSQCGGSNFIETAKFRNYGVGSLPYFGYVLLKDASSKVYVNGQDIETKSGISARRQLGNTGWYLINFEDTQIGSPDVLSLSSDAKLTVSIVQQGGGFTMAGFFSNFAVQPEDPTFNYISGGGCTNNSALLKTQTGLSPYQWYLNGVAIAGANSDTYTATKTGSYSVASTLTCGAQTQSKPVSVTLCTDLGIAKTVDNATPCVGSNVEFTVKLSNLGGNNSTGVSVNDLLPTGYTFVSSTQTTGNYNATTGVWSIGDVNGGATETLKIIAKVNASGVYTNTASLPSTTTDSNAANNSASVSTTPNPLPTLTINNPASVCSPSTVDLTSSTVTAGSSSNLTFTYWTNSAATAAYATPTAATAGTYYIKATNSFGCSVIKSVVVTVATPPNSGVLSGVQNICTAGTSNFTSNGNTGGVWTSNNTSIATVNSSTGLVTGVSSGTATITYKVTGTGGCSDAVSTRTITVTTAPNAGTLSGTQNICIGGTSTFSSSGDTGGAWTSDNTSIATVNSSTGLVTGVSSGTATITYKVTGTGGCSDVTSTRTITVSPTPIAPTASAQSFCSADNKTVNDLTVTNGSNLKWYTQLTGGSALASTDILTTRTYYVSQTSASGCESSRTSVDVTINPTPVAPTASVQSFCSADNKTVNDLTVTTGSNLKWYTQLTGGNALASTDILTTRTYYVSQTSASGCESSRTSVDVTINPTPAAPTASAQLFCSADNKTINDLIVTTGSNLKWYTQLTGGSSLASTDILTTRTYYVSQATNTCESARTAVSVIVTATPSTPILSSITQPTCSTFTGSFTINNYDSTYNYIITPSTGVINNAGTITAPTGSYTISASINGCSSGNVSFAINSILCANADSFGTKTSGLSAVNIGNVKTNDTLNGLAVTAANTSVTPKTDGVLSVDADGEVTLSADAPSGSYSITYEICEKNTANCKTAAATVDVVNGLVANADSFGTKTSGSSAVNIGNVKTNDTLNGLAVTAANTSVTPKTDGVLSVDADGEVTLSADTPSGSYSITYEICEKNTANCKTAAATVVVDNKIKAVVDTITPINGNIGGTTVVLTANDTLNGNPVVIGTNPGEVSINIVGTLPTGLTLNSNGTITVSPSTPKGDYNVEYVICEVGAVPANCDSVTIVVPVTSGDLVANPDTVSSVVGSNTNQTVNVNVLDNDTKNGQKLDPSDVNLTVSKPDPKGYLVLNPDGTLTLGANAPAGDYELEYTICEKLNPSNCKSNTVTVTATAPKIEAVADPVTSINGNIGGTTISLTANDKLNGNPAVVGTASGEVSFEIIGTLPSGFTLNPDHTITVAPNTPAGNYNVEYRICENTNPTNCDSVISVVTVTSGDLVANPDTVPSVIGSNTNQTLNVNVLDNDTKNGQKLDPSDVNLTVSKPDPKGYLILNPDGTLSLGANAPAGNYELEYTICEKLNPSNCKSNTVTVTVTAPKIEAVADPVTSINGNIGGTTISLTANDKLNGNPAVVGTALGEVSFEIIGTLPSGFTLNPDHTITVAPNTPAGNYNVEYRICENTNPTNCDSVISVVTVTSGDLVANPDTVPSVIGSNTNQTLNVNVLDNDTKNGQKLDPSDVNLTVSKPDPKGYLILNPDGTLSLGANAPAGNYELEYTICEKLNPSNCKSNTVTVTVTAPKIEAVADPVTSINGNIGGTTISLTANDKLNGNPAVVGTALGEVSFEIIGTLPSGFTLNPDHTITVAPNTPAGNYNVEYRICENTNPTNCDSVISVVTVTGGDLVANEDLVPSAVGVNVSQTLINVFTNDTKNGNALIPSDVNLTPGTDPKGYLTIDANGNVILAPNAPAGDYELPYTICEKLNPSNCSSNVVKVTVTEPKMTVSANSYCSNNVPYVNYTVTPDNFTTANLLTVKWIDSANNVVATQTNLPLSGNIIWPGAIVDGSGNGVDWPGWILNNGQWTEGADGFELTRNGVKLEFSLNPTVTVSVAYPAATSGCNARPTFSIKANNDEAGPIDVKKGMNASLNIFANDFVNGVNPNPSDVILSTVVANPNLTLNTDGSINITANTPNGVYELTYQICEAANTSNCSQATIKITVLNTLDPASPASNEITLGNDNNISVDGINGSLEFVNVLDNDLINGQPINPADVVVKPLTTNAYFEWNADGTVNVKPNTPGGNYPLTYQVCEKADPLNCSTAVMNVFVEVPAIAVIKTAVFNDEDKSGYANAGETITYKFTVTNTGNVPLIGITITDPLTGVVVSGQPIDLNVNESNETNFTAVYKITQEDINLGSVSNQAIAQGKSSRGVVVEDKSDDSSNNGDNPTVLDLNGCAIKVFKAFSPNGDEKNARFFIRGIECYPDNTVEIYNRWGVLVFSIDQYNNTDRVFLGYSNGRSTIKQTDGLPVGTYFYILKYKDSAKNPHEESGYLYINK from the coding sequence ATGCGTAACTTTACTTTTAACTTGTCTAGATTTTCTAGGCACATCTTTCTTATTGTTTTTTTATTAATCTGCACTTACAATGCTTCGGCTCAGTTTTACACTAAGCATTACATTGCACCGGCTCCTTGGCAATACTTTAGTAAAGCTAATGAAATTGTTATTGCAACAAATTCTACAACTCCGGTTACAATTGAAATATTAAAAAGTGACGGTACTTTAATCACAAATTCTTTAACTGCTAGTAAAGGGTCTCCAGCAGTTTATAGATTTGCAGGTTTACCTAAAGATGCACCTGCATTAAAATTAAATACAGTTATAAATGCTGCTGGTTTAATAGTAACGGGAAGTAAACCGATATCTATAAATTTAAGAAATATTGCTTCTGATGCTTTAGGCGGTGAAGGAAGCGATAAAGATATCAAGGGAAACGCCGCATTAACAAGTTTTGGAGATGCAGGAATAGGTATTCGATATAGAATTGGATATTATCGAGATGGATCTCTTGGGAATTTTGGTGGTTATGGCGATCAACGCCCTATTTATAGTATTATGGCTATTACCAATGGTACGTCAGTAAAATTCAATAGTACGTTGATTACTTTAAATGCTGGTCAAAGTTATTTATTTACGGCACCAATAGGAACTTTAGTTGAATCTTCAAATCCTACTGTTATGAATACTTCTGCTGCTATTGACACGCCAGATGGTTGTGGTGATGGGGCTTATAACCAAATTCCTCCAGAAGCAGTTCTGGGTACAGAGTATTTTATTCAAAGAGGTAAAGGAAATGATACAGCAGAACAAACAACTGTTGTTGCAACAAAAGCAAATACAAAAGTAACAGTTGATACATTTTCTGCAACAGGAGTATTGACAGGGACGATTGAAAAAACTTTGTTGAATGCGGGTGATTTTTTTACATTCGGAAATGGTATTTCTAAAACTAATTTTTCTGCATCTAGAGTTTTCGCAACAAATACTGTTGCCGTATACTCGGGTACGGCAAGAGATTGTGAGGTAGATGTTTACACGATTGCTCCAGTATCTCAATGTGGAGGATCTAATTTTATTGAGACGGCAAAATTTAGAAATTATGGAGTAGGTTCTTTACCATACTTTGGATATGTCCTTTTAAAGGATGCTTCTTCAAAAGTATATGTAAACGGACAAGATATAGAAACAAAATCTGGAATTTCGGCTCGCCGTCAATTAGGAAATACTGGCTGGTACTTAATTAACTTTGAAGATACTCAAATAGGAAGCCCAGATGTTCTTTCTTTATCAAGTGACGCAAAATTAACAGTTTCAATAGTGCAGCAAGGAGGAGGATTTACAATGGCAGGTTTTTTCTCAAATTTTGCAGTTCAGCCTGAAGATCCAACTTTTAATTATATTTCTGGTGGTGGTTGTACAAATAATTCAGCATTATTAAAAACACAAACAGGATTATCTCCTTATCAGTGGTACTTAAATGGAGTAGCGATTGCAGGTGCAAATTCAGATACCTATACAGCTACTAAAACAGGTTCATATTCAGTTGCTTCGACTTTAACCTGTGGAGCTCAAACACAATCTAAACCTGTTTCAGTTACTTTATGTACGGATTTAGGTATTGCCAAAACCGTTGATAATGCAACACCATGCGTAGGTTCTAATGTAGAATTTACTGTGAAGTTGAGTAATTTAGGAGGGAATAATTCTACCGGAGTTTCAGTAAATGATCTATTGCCAACAGGTTATACATTCGTAAGTTCAACTCAAACAACAGGAAATTATAACGCTACAACTGGTGTTTGGAGCATAGGAGATGTAAATGGAGGTGCTACAGAAACATTAAAAATAATTGCAAAAGTTAATGCCTCTGGCGTTTATACAAATACAGCATCATTACCATCTACAACAACAGATAGTAATGCTGCAAATAACTCAGCAAGTGTTTCAACTACGCCAAATCCATTGCCAACACTTACAATTAATAATCCAGCATCTGTCTGTTCTCCTTCAACAGTAGATTTAACTTCATCAACTGTTACAGCGGGAAGTTCATCAAATTTGACTTTTACTTATTGGACTAATTCGGCAGCAACAGCTGCTTATGCAACTCCAACTGCAGCGACAGCAGGTACTTATTATATAAAAGCTACCAATTCTTTTGGATGTTCTGTTATAAAGTCAGTAGTAGTAACCGTTGCAACTCCTCCAAATTCAGGAGTTTTGTCTGGGGTACAGAATATTTGTACAGCTGGAACATCAAACTTTACATCAAATGGCAATACAGGAGGAGTATGGACAAGTAATAATACTTCAATTGCTACAGTAAACTCATCAACAGGATTGGTAACTGGAGTTTCCTCAGGTACAGCAACAATAACATATAAAGTAACTGGAACAGGAGGTTGTTCAGATGCAGTTTCTACAAGAACAATTACGGTAACGACAGCACCAAATGCTGGAACTTTATCAGGAACACAAAATATCTGTATTGGCGGAACATCAACTTTTTCATCAAGTGGTGATACAGGAGGAGCATGGACAAGTGATAATACTTCAATTGCTACAGTAAACTCATCAACAGGATTGGTAACTGGAGTTTCCTCAGGTACAGCAACAATAACATATAAAGTAACTGGAACAGGAGGTTGTTCTGACGTTACCTCTACGAGAACTATTACGGTAAGTCCAACACCGATTGCTCCAACAGCTTCAGCACAATCATTTTGTTCAGCTGATAATAAAACAGTAAACGATTTAACGGTTACTAATGGAAGTAATTTAAAATGGTATACTCAATTAACAGGAGGTAGTGCATTAGCTTCAACAGACATTTTAACAACCAGAACTTATTATGTAAGCCAGACTTCTGCAAGTGGATGTGAGAGTTCAAGAACCTCGGTAGATGTCACAATAAATCCAACACCAGTTGCTCCAACAGCTTCAGTACAATCATTTTGTTCAGCTGATAATAAAACAGTAAACGATTTAACGGTTACTACTGGAAGTAATTTAAAATGGTATACTCAATTAACAGGAGGTAATGCATTAGCTTCAACAGACATTTTAACAACCAGAACTTATTATGTAAGCCAGACTTCTGCAAGTGGATGTGAGAGTTCAAGAACCTCGGTAGATGTCACAATAAATCCAACACCAGCTGCTCCAACAGCTTCAGCACAATTATTTTGTTCAGCTGATAATAAAACAATAAACGATTTAATAGTTACTACTGGAAGTAATTTAAAATGGTATACTCAATTAACAGGGGGTAGTTCATTAGCTTCAACAGATATTTTAACAACAAGAACTTATTATGTAAGCCAAGCAACTAACACATGTGAAAGTGCACGAACTGCTGTAAGTGTAATTGTAACTGCAACACCATCTACGCCAATATTGAGCAGTATCACTCAACCGACATGTTCGACTTTTACAGGAAGTTTTACTATTAACAATTATGATTCAACGTATAATTATATAATAACCCCATCAACAGGAGTTATCAATAACGCAGGTACAATTACAGCACCTACAGGAAGCTATACAATTTCTGCATCAATTAACGGATGTTCTTCTGGAAATGTAAGTTTTGCTATTAATTCAATCTTATGTGCCAATGCAGATTCATTCGGAACAAAAACATCTGGATTATCTGCAGTAAATATTGGAAATGTAAAAACCAACGATACATTAAACGGTTTAGCGGTTACAGCAGCAAATACATCAGTAACACCAAAAACTGACGGAGTATTGAGTGTTGATGCAGACGGAGAAGTTACTCTTTCGGCAGATGCGCCAAGCGGGTCATACAGTATTACTTATGAAATCTGCGAAAAAAATACAGCGAACTGTAAAACAGCAGCAGCTACGGTTGATGTTGTAAATGGTTTAGTCGCCAATGCAGATTCATTCGGAACAAAAACATCTGGATCATCTGCAGTAAATATTGGAAATGTAAAAACCAACGATACATTAAACGGTTTAGCAGTTACAGCAGCAAATACATCAGTAACACCAAAAACTGACGGAGTATTGAGTGTTGATGCAGACGGAGAAGTTACTCTTTCGGCAGATACACCAAGCGGGTCATACAGCATTACTTATGAAATCTGCGAAAAAAATACAGCGAACTGTAAAACAGCAGCAGCGACGGTTGTAGTAGACAATAAAATAAAAGCAGTTGTAGATACAATTACACCAATTAATGGAAATATTGGAGGAACAACGGTTGTATTAACAGCAAATGATACCTTAAATGGCAATCCAGTTGTAATTGGAACTAATCCTGGTGAAGTTAGTATAAATATTGTTGGCACTTTACCAACAGGATTAACGTTAAATTCAAACGGAACTATTACAGTAAGTCCATCGACTCCAAAAGGAGATTACAATGTAGAATATGTAATATGTGAAGTTGGCGCTGTACCTGCAAACTGTGATTCTGTGACTATAGTTGTGCCAGTTACATCAGGCGATCTTGTAGCCAATCCAGATACTGTATCGTCAGTTGTCGGGTCAAATACAAATCAAACAGTAAATGTAAATGTTTTAGATAATGATACTAAAAACGGACAAAAATTAGATCCTTCAGATGTAAATCTGACTGTTTCAAAACCAGATCCAAAAGGATATTTAGTATTGAATCCAGACGGAACATTGACTTTAGGAGCTAATGCACCAGCGGGAGATTATGAATTAGAATATACAATCTGCGAGAAATTAAATCCTTCAAATTGTAAATCAAACACAGTAACGGTAACAGCAACTGCACCAAAAATTGAAGCAGTTGCAGATCCTGTAACTTCAATTAATGGAAATATCGGAGGAACAACAATTTCATTAACTGCTAATGATAAACTAAACGGAAATCCAGCAGTTGTGGGAACAGCTTCAGGAGAAGTTAGTTTTGAAATTATTGGAACACTTCCGTCAGGATTTACATTAAATCCAGATCATACTATTACTGTTGCGCCAAACACGCCGGCAGGAAATTATAATGTAGAATACCGTATCTGCGAAAATACTAATCCGACAAACTGTGATTCAGTAATTTCAGTTGTAACGGTTACATCAGGCGATCTTGTAGCCAATCCAGACACTGTACCGTCGGTTATCGGGTCAAATACAAATCAGACATTGAATGTAAATGTTTTAGATAATGATACTAAAAACGGACAAAAATTAGATCCTTCAGATGTAAATCTTACTGTTTCAAAACCAGATCCAAAAGGATATTTAATATTGAATCCAGACGGAACATTGTCTTTAGGAGCTAATGCACCAGCGGGAAATTATGAATTAGAGTATACAATCTGCGAGAAATTAAATCCTTCAAATTGTAAATCAAACACAGTAACGGTAACAGTAACTGCACCAAAAATTGAAGCAGTTGCAGATCCTGTAACTTCAATTAATGGAAATATCGGAGGAACAACAATTTCATTAACTGCTAATGATAAACTAAACGGAAATCCAGCAGTTGTTGGAACAGCTTTAGGAGAAGTTAGTTTTGAAATTATTGGAACACTTCCGTCAGGATTTACATTAAATCCAGATCATACTATTACTGTTGCGCCAAACACGCCGGCAGGAAATTATAATGTAGAATACCGTATCTGCGAAAATACTAATCCGACAAACTGTGATTCAGTAATTTCAGTTGTAACGGTTACATCAGGCGATCTTGTAGCCAATCCAGACACTGTACCGTCGGTTATCGGGTCAAATACAAATCAGACATTGAATGTAAATGTTTTAGATAATGATACTAAAAACGGACAAAAATTAGATCCTTCAGATGTAAATCTTACTGTTTCAAAACCAGATCCAAAAGGATATTTAATATTGAATCCAGACGGAACATTGTCTTTAGGAGCTAATGCACCAGCGGGAAATTATGAATTAGAGTATACAATCTGCGAGAAATTAAATCCTTCAAATTGTAAATCAAACACAGTAACGGTAACAGTAACTGCACCAAAAATTGAAGCAGTTGCAGATCCTGTAACTTCAATTAATGGAAATATCGGAGGAACAACAATTTCATTAACTGCTAATGATAAACTAAACGGAAATCCAGCAGTTGTTGGAACAGCTTTAGGAGAAGTTAGTTTTGAAATTATTGGAACACTTCCGTCAGGATTTACATTAAATCCAGATCATACTATTACTGTTGCGCCAAACACGCCGGCAGGAAATTATAATGTAGAATACCGTATCTGCGAAAATACTAATCCGACAAACTGTGATTCAGTAATTTCAGTTGTAACGGTTACCGGAGGAGATCTTGTAGCAAATGAAGATCTTGTACCATCAGCGGTTGGAGTTAATGTTTCACAAACATTAATAAATGTCTTTACAAACGATACTAAAAACGGAAATGCTCTAATACCGTCAGATGTAAATCTTACTCCAGGAACAGATCCAAAAGGATATTTAACAATAGATGCAAACGGAAATGTTATCCTTGCGCCTAATGCGCCAGCAGGAGATTATGAATTGCCATATACTATTTGTGAGAAATTAAATCCTTCAAATTGTAGTTCTAATGTTGTAAAAGTAACTGTAACAGAACCAAAAATGACAGTATCTGCAAACAGCTACTGTTCAAACAATGTTCCTTATGTAAATTATACAGTTACACCAGATAATTTTACAACAGCGAATCTATTGACAGTTAAATGGATCGACAGCGCAAATAATGTTGTAGCTACTCAAACAAACTTACCATTAAGCGGAAATATTATTTGGCCAGGCGCTATAGTTGACGGTAGTGGAAATGGAGTAGATTGGCCGGGATGGATTTTAAATAACGGACAATGGACAGAAGGTGCAGATGGTTTTGAGCTTACGAGAAATGGAGTAAAATTGGAATTTTCATTAAACCCAACCGTAACGGTTTCTGTAGCTTATCCAGCAGCAACTTCTGGTTGTAACGCTCGTCCGACATTCTCAATCAAAGCAAATAATGATGAGGCAGGACCAATTGATGTGAAAAAAGGAATGAATGCATCACTTAATATTTTTGCAAATGATTTTGTAAATGGGGTGAATCCAAATCCTTCAGATGTTATTTTATCAACTGTTGTTGCAAATCCAAATCTAACACTAAATACAGACGGATCAATCAACATTACTGCAAACACACCAAATGGAGTTTACGAATTGACTTATCAAATCTGTGAAGCTGCAAATACATCAAATTGTAGTCAGGCAACAATTAAAATTACAGTATTGAATACGCTTGATCCTGCTTCTCCAGCATCAAACGAAATTACTTTAGGGAATGATAATAATATTAGTGTAGACGGAATTAATGGTTCTCTAGAATTTGTAAATGTTTTAGATAATGATTTAATAAACGGACAACCGATCAATCCTGCAGATGTTGTGGTAAAACCTTTAACAACGAATGCCTATTTTGAATGGAATGCAGACGGAACTGTAAATGTTAAACCAAATACACCAGGAGGAAATTATCCATTGACGTATCAGGTTTGCGAAAAAGCAGATCCTTTAAATTGTTCAACAGCAGTAATGAATGTTTTTGTTGAAGTTCCAGCAATAGCAGTTATCAAAACCGCAGTATTCAATGATGAAGATAAGAGCGGTTATGCTAATGCAGGCGAAACAATCACGTACAAGTTTACAGTAACCAATACAGGAAATGTACCGCTTATTGGTATTACAATAACAGATCCATTAACTGGAGTAGTAGTTTCTGGCCAGCCAATTGATCTAAATGTAAACGAATCTAATGAAACTAATTTCACTGCAGTTTACAAAATAACTCAAGAAGACATTAATCTGGGCAGTGTTAGTAATCAGGCAATTGCACAAGGTAAAAGTAGTAGAGGTGTAGTTGTTGAAGACAAATCAGATGATTCTAGCAACAATGGCGACAATCCTACGGTATTAGATTTAAATGGATGTGCAATTAAAGTATTTAAAGCTTTCTCTCCAAATGGAGACGAAAAGAATGCAAGATTCTTTATTAGAGGCATAGAATGTTATCCAGATAATACTGTTGAAATTTACAACCGTTGGGGAGTATTGGTTTTCAGTATAGATCAATATAATAATACAGACAGAGTCTTTTTAGGATATTCTAACGGACGTTCTACGATTAAACAAACAGACGGTCTGCCTGTAGGAACCTATTTCTATATTTTGAAATACAAAGACAGTGCTAAAAACCCGCACGAAGAATCAGGTTACTTATACATTAACAAATAA
- a CDS encoding type IX secretion system membrane protein PorP/SprF produces MKKLILIFMFFSIVSNAQQDAQYTQYMYNTIEVNPAYAGSRGALSVFGLYRTQWVGLDGAPETSTFSVNTPLSNSDLGLGVSLVNDKIGPTVENTLSADLSYTIPTSETWNLSFGIKGTANLFNLDVNKLSMEDQDDPQFQNLKNRFSPNVGAGIYYHSDRAYIGLSVPNFIETNRYNSDDTAIFKEKINYYLIAGYVFNLDRLEYIKFKPALMTKMVEGAPLQVDVSGNFMFNDKFVLGLAYRWSASVSAMAGFQVTKGMYVGYGYDHETTRLRKYNSGSHEIFLRFEFFNNYNKMISPRFF; encoded by the coding sequence ATGAAAAAATTAATTTTAATTTTTATGTTTTTTTCGATTGTGTCTAATGCGCAGCAAGATGCGCAGTATACTCAATACATGTATAATACAATCGAAGTCAATCCAGCTTACGCAGGTTCAAGAGGAGCTTTAAGCGTTTTTGGATTGTATCGTACGCAATGGGTTGGTTTAGATGGCGCGCCGGAAACAAGCACATTTTCTGTAAATACACCTTTAAGTAACAGCGATTTAGGACTTGGAGTTTCCTTAGTAAATGATAAAATCGGACCAACTGTCGAAAACACTTTATCAGCAGATTTATCTTATACAATACCAACTTCAGAAACTTGGAACTTGTCTTTCGGGATAAAAGGAACAGCAAATCTTTTTAATCTTGATGTCAATAAATTAAGTATGGAAGATCAGGATGATCCACAATTTCAAAACTTAAAAAACAGATTTAGTCCAAATGTAGGAGCTGGAATTTACTATCATTCAGATCGAGCATATATTGGATTATCTGTTCCTAATTTTATAGAAACAAATCGCTATAATTCTGACGACACCGCTATTTTCAAAGAAAAAATCAATTATTATTTAATAGCCGGTTATGTCTTTAATCTGGATCGTTTAGAGTATATCAAATTCAAACCAGCTTTAATGACCAAAATGGTAGAAGGAGCACCTTTGCAGGTAGATGTTTCGGGGAATTTTATGTTTAATGATAAATTCGTTCTTGGGCTTGCATACCGTTGGAGTGCATCAGTTAGTGCAATGGCTGGATTTCAAGTTACAAAAGGAATGTACGTAGGTTATGGTTACGATCATGAAACTACAAGACTTAGAAAATACAATTCTGGATCTCATGAGATTTTCCTAAG